One stretch of Nicotiana tabacum cultivar K326 chromosome 18, ASM71507v2, whole genome shotgun sequence DNA includes these proteins:
- the LOC107820151 gene encoding PHD finger protein Alfin1-like (The RefSeq protein has 4 substitutions and aligns at 99% coverage compared to this genomic sequence): MENPVPRTVEEVFNDFKGRRAGLIKVLTADVEKFYQQCDPEKENLCLYGLPSETWEVNLPVEEVPPELPEPALGINFARDGMQEKDWLSLVAVHGDSWLLSVAFYFGARFGFGKSERKRLFQMINDLPTVFEVVTGAAKQARDAAHNNSSKSKSSGKFRQSEPQHKGVKVSTPKEEDESGEEVEEEDEQGATLCGACGDNYGQDEFWICCDVCEKWFHGKCVKITPAKAEHIKQYKCPSCSNKRARV; encoded by the exons ATCCAATACCGAGAACCGTAGAGGAAGTTTTCAATGATTTCAAAGGCCGTAGAGCTGGTTTAATCAAAGCACTTACCGCAG ATGTTGATAAGTTCTATCAGCAGTGTGATCCTG AAAAGGAGAACTTGTGTCTCTATGGGCTCCCTAATGAAACATGGGAAGTAAACCTCCCAGTTGAGGAGGTGCCTCCTGAACTACCCGAACCAGCACTAGGCATAAACTTTGCTCGTGATGGGATGCAAGAGAAGGACTGGTTATCACTTGTTGCAGTTCACGGTGATTCCTGGTTGCTTTCTGTTGCATTCTACTTTGGCGCACGGTTTGGTTTTGGTAAGAGTGAAAG GAAGAGGCTTTTCCAGATGATAAATGATCTCCCTACAGTGTTTGAGGTTGTGACTGGAGCTGCTAAACAGGCAAGGGACGCTGCTCATAATAACAGCAGCAAAAGTAAATCGAGTGGAAAG TTTCGTCAGTCGGAGCCCCAGCACAAGGGGGTTAAGGTGTCAACACCTAAAGAGGAGGATGAGAGTGGGGAGGAggtagaagaagaagatgaacaagGGGCAACCCTCTGTGGAGCTTGCGGTGATAATTATGGCCAAGATGAATTCTGGATTTGCTGTGATGTGTGTGAGAAATGGTTCCATGGCAAATGTGTGAAGATTACTCCAGCAAAGGCTGAGCACATCAAGCAGTATAAGTGTCCTAGTTGCAGTAACAAGAGGGCCAGAGTTTAG